In one window of Calypte anna isolate BGI_N300 chromosome 27, bCalAnn1_v1.p, whole genome shotgun sequence DNA:
- the SLC35B1 gene encoding LOW QUALITY PROTEIN: solute carrier family 35 member B1 (The sequence of the model RefSeq protein was modified relative to this genomic sequence to represent the inferred CDS: deleted 3 bases in 2 codons) has product MRPPAPPAAALRDAVLDVSPALSGHSPAMGTTGNAAALPERLRLPVCFLGVFRLATSYSGHPCRKEHHSGRYGEGAKQEKFKYALTLVFIQCVINAAFAKLLIHFLRLGPKLNRTRGWLYAPALPPTLGPWFSSNSALQFVSYPTQVLWQSCKPIPVMLLGVTLLRKKYPPAKYLCVLLIVAGVALFLYKPKKGLASDEHVFGYGELLLLLSLTLDGLTGVSQDHMRAHYQTGSNHMMLNVNLWSTLFLGAGILFTGELWEFLSFTERYPSIIYNILLFGLTSALGQSFIFMTVVYFGPLTCSIITTTRKFFTILASVILFANPISTMQWVGTILVFLGLGLDAKFGKVVKKTSH; this is encoded by the exons ATGAGGCCGCCCGCTCCGCCGGCCGCCGCGCTGCGGGATGCGGTGCTGGACGTGTCCCCGGCGCTGAGCGGCCACAGCCCCGCCATGGGAACCACCGGCAACGCCGCCGCGCTGCCCGAGCGCCTCCGCCTGCCCGTCTGCTTCCTGGGCGTCTTTCGCCTTGCTACTTCTTACAGCGGACATCCCTGCAGGAAAGAGCAT CACTCGGGCCGGTACGGAGAGGGCGCCAAGCAGGAGAAGTTCAAGTACGCC CTGACCCTGGTGTTCATCCAGTGCGTGATCAACGCCGCCTTCGCCAAACTCC TGATCCATTTTCTTCGACTCGGTCCAAAGCTGAACCGCACTCGGGGCTGGCTCTAtgctcctgccctccctcctaCCTTGGGGCCATGGTTTTCCAGCAACTCTGCACTGCAGTTCGTCAGTTACCCCACCCAGGTACT TTGGCAATCCTGTAAGCCCATCCCAG tcatGCTTTTAGGGGTT ACTTTGCTGCGGAAGAAGTATCCTCCAGCCAAGTATCTCTGCGTCCTCTTGATAGTTGCAGGCGTGGCCCTGTTCCTCTACAAACCCAAGAAGGGGTTGGCCAGTGATGAGCATGTCTTTGGCTATGGAGAGCTCCTCCTG CTGCTGTCTCTGACCTTGGATGGGCTGACTGGTGTCTCTCAGGACCACATGAGAGCTCACTACCAGACAGGTTCCAACCACATGATGTTGAATGTTAACCTCTGGTCCACCTTGTTCCTGGGGGCTG GGATCCTGTTCACTGGAGAGCTCTGGGAGTTCTTGAGTTTTACAGAACGTTACCCCAGCATCATTTACAACATCCTCCTGTTTGGCCTGACGAGTGCCCTGGGTCAG AGTTTTATCTTCATGACTGTGGTATACTTCGGGCCTCTGACCTGTTccatcatcaccaccacccGCAAGTTCTTCACCATTTTAGCCTCTGTCATTCTGTTTGCCAATCCCATCAGTACCATGCAGTGGGTGGGAACCATCCTGGTGTTTTTGG GACTGGGACTCGATGCCAAATTTGGAAAGGTAGTGAAGAAGACATCGCATTGA